A single genomic interval of Alcaligenes sp. SDU_A2 harbors:
- a CDS encoding paraquat-inducible protein A produces MGVRPLVACTHCDTVHERVPLQGAGLARCVCCDAELYRHSRFSPRQWQAVVLAVLVLFLIANLFPVVSLSMAGKTVNPTFPKALLLIWQQGYMGLSVMAGLVGFWLPLFQLLFQFWALGLIARRRPLPGDFGLGMRVLCHLEHWSMTAVLFLGLVVALVKFAGIGRLTVEPGLYAFFVLTFLLTGLSRLTARRLWRWAEDADLVQVAQAQVLKHTKGWCACDHCGLVQVQGDGPCQRCGAALHKRKPNSRVRTAALVLTACVFYIPANVLPVMELRSALGSSAHTILGGVIQLWELGSWDLAVIVFVASIVVPITKLLALAVLLLGRHWRGNAVQRQRNRLYDMVELIGQWSMLDVFVVVLMAALANFPGLSQIIPGPGALSFGIVVVLTMLAAISYDPREGWDRAITESTDAQRSFSSSHASKG; encoded by the coding sequence ATGGGGGTTCGCCCGCTTGTAGCCTGTACGCACTGTGACACGGTTCACGAGCGGGTTCCCTTGCAGGGGGCGGGTTTGGCGCGTTGCGTATGCTGCGACGCCGAACTGTATCGGCATAGCCGGTTTTCGCCGCGCCAGTGGCAGGCCGTGGTGCTGGCGGTATTGGTGTTGTTTCTGATCGCCAATTTGTTCCCTGTGGTCAGCCTGAGCATGGCGGGCAAGACCGTCAATCCTACTTTTCCCAAGGCCTTGTTGCTGATCTGGCAACAAGGCTATATGGGTTTGTCCGTGATGGCCGGCTTGGTCGGTTTCTGGCTGCCTTTATTTCAACTGCTGTTTCAGTTTTGGGCCTTGGGTCTGATTGCCCGCAGGCGACCCTTGCCCGGCGACTTTGGTTTGGGTATGCGGGTGCTGTGCCATCTGGAGCATTGGTCCATGACGGCGGTCTTGTTTCTGGGGCTGGTGGTGGCTCTGGTCAAGTTTGCCGGCATAGGCCGCCTGACGGTCGAGCCGGGTTTATATGCCTTCTTTGTCCTGACCTTTTTGTTGACTGGTCTGAGCCGGCTGACGGCACGGCGTTTGTGGCGCTGGGCGGAAGATGCAGATCTGGTGCAGGTGGCGCAGGCCCAGGTGCTAAAGCATACCAAGGGTTGGTGTGCGTGTGACCATTGCGGCTTAGTGCAGGTGCAGGGTGACGGGCCTTGTCAGCGTTGCGGCGCGGCTTTGCACAAACGTAAACCCAATAGCCGCGTGCGCACTGCTGCGCTGGTATTGACGGCCTGTGTCTTTTATATTCCTGCCAACGTCTTGCCCGTCATGGAACTGCGTAGCGCCTTGGGCAGCAGCGCCCATACCATTTTGGGTGGTGTGATCCAACTGTGGGAATTGGGTTCCTGGGATCTGGCTGTCATCGTGTTTGTGGCCAGTATCGTGGTGCCGATTACCAAGCTGTTGGCGTTGGCCGTGCTCTTGCTTGGGCGGCATTGGCGCGGTAATGCCGTGCAGCGCCAGCGTAACCGTCTTTACGATATGGTCGAGCTGATCGGGCAGTGGTCCATGCTGGATGTATTTGTCGTGGTTCTGATGGCGGCGCTGGCCAATTTTCCAGGTCTGTCGCAGATTATTCCAGGACCTGGCGCGCTTAGTTTCGGCATTGTCGTTGTGCTGACGATGTTGGCCGCGATCAGTTACGATCCCCGCGAAGGCTGGGACAGGGCCATCACAGAATCGACCGATGCACAACGGTCTTTTTCTTCTTCACATGCTTCAAAAGGATAA
- a CDS encoding ExbD/TolR family protein: MRFRRARDQDQLELNLVPLIDVLLVVLIFLAASSTFTRQRQLDVSLPKAQAQAAQPAELLLAISQDGRYALNGDWLDADSPEPLARALKQTPTQEQPALLILADGQAPHFAVVQAMQAARQAGIERIHFATQAP; encoded by the coding sequence ATGCGCTTTCGACGCGCCCGTGACCAGGATCAGCTAGAGCTAAATCTGGTGCCATTAATCGATGTATTGCTGGTCGTGCTGATCTTTCTGGCCGCCAGTAGCACCTTCACGCGCCAGCGCCAGCTGGACGTATCCTTACCCAAGGCTCAGGCGCAAGCTGCACAGCCAGCCGAACTCTTGCTGGCCATCAGCCAGGACGGCCGCTACGCGCTGAACGGCGATTGGCTGGATGCCGATAGCCCCGAGCCCCTGGCTCGGGCGTTAAAGCAAACACCCACCCAGGAGCAGCCCGCCCTTCTTATTCTGGCCGACGGCCAGGCTCCCCACTTCGCCGTGGTTCAGGCGATGCAAGCCGCCCGTCAGGCCGGCATAGAACGTATCCATTTCGCCACTCAGGCCCCATGA
- the lpxK gene encoding tetraacyldisaccharide 4'-kinase, whose amino-acid sequence MNLTTRLTLWLHRQWQRRGLFSMTLRPLSALAGWLVRRKEQKIRHDPTASYRCPVAVVVVGNIIVGGAGKTPVVQALATQLRALGWTPGIISRGYGVAVGPEPRIGQGELQAAQFGDEPALIAAQTQAPIAVHPKRVLAAQALLRAFPHVDLIISDDGLQHLALQRDLEVVVQDARGVGNGLMLPAGPLREPPTRLRRADWLITQLNADQPQPDTPHPQDPARCLSMTLAPHRLEHLASGRCIDWAEWRDRQGETAVQALAAIGQPERFFSMLRLNGLTLSQTHARPDHAALSRQDFADLGTGPILITRKDAVKCRNMNDPRLWAVDVLPVFTRPDWIQELDGQLRLRRAASSPFTRS is encoded by the coding sequence ATGAATCTGACGACCCGGCTTACCCTCTGGCTGCACCGCCAATGGCAGCGCCGCGGCCTGTTCAGCATGACGCTGCGCCCGCTGTCTGCATTGGCCGGCTGGCTGGTGCGTCGCAAAGAACAAAAGATCCGGCACGATCCGACAGCCTCGTATCGCTGTCCGGTCGCCGTTGTCGTAGTCGGCAACATCATTGTAGGCGGAGCCGGCAAAACACCCGTCGTGCAAGCCCTTGCCACGCAATTACGCGCGCTGGGCTGGACGCCGGGCATTATCAGCCGCGGCTACGGCGTGGCCGTCGGTCCAGAGCCACGCATCGGCCAGGGTGAACTGCAGGCCGCTCAGTTTGGCGACGAGCCTGCCCTGATCGCAGCGCAAACCCAGGCACCAATTGCCGTACACCCGAAACGCGTACTGGCCGCCCAGGCGCTGCTACGCGCCTTTCCCCACGTCGACCTGATTATCTCCGACGATGGCTTGCAGCACCTGGCGCTGCAACGCGACCTGGAAGTGGTGGTCCAGGACGCACGCGGCGTTGGCAACGGATTGATGCTACCTGCCGGGCCATTGCGCGAACCGCCGACCCGTCTGCGCAGGGCCGACTGGCTGATCACCCAACTCAATGCCGACCAGCCCCAGCCAGACACGCCCCACCCCCAGGACCCGGCACGCTGCCTGAGCATGACGCTGGCCCCGCACCGCCTGGAACATCTGGCCAGCGGTCGGTGCATAGACTGGGCAGAGTGGCGCGACCGGCAGGGCGAAACGGCCGTGCAGGCGCTGGCAGCCATAGGCCAGCCGGAGCGATTTTTTTCCATGCTGCGCCTGAACGGCCTGACGCTGAGCCAGACCCATGCCCGGCCCGACCACGCCGCGCTAAGCCGGCAGGATTTCGCCGATCTGGGCACAGGCCCCATACTGATCACCCGCAAAGACGCCGTAAAATGCCGAAACATGAACGATCCTCGCCTATGGGCCGTGGATGTGCTGCCGGTCTTTACGCGCCCTGACTGGATTCAGGAGCTGGACGGCCAATTGCGCCTGCGCCGCGCCGCCTCCTCACCTTTTACCCGGAGCTAG
- a CDS encoding cold-shock protein: MSETTTTANAGDNQKLSGTVKWFNDAKGFGFITPDNGGEDLFAHFSSIQMNGFKTLKEGQKVLYEVAQGPKGKQALNITSP; the protein is encoded by the coding sequence ATGTCGGAAACAACCACCACCGCCAACGCTGGAGACAATCAGAAGCTGTCCGGTACCGTCAAATGGTTCAACGATGCCAAGGGCTTTGGGTTTATTACGCCAGATAATGGTGGAGAAGACCTCTTCGCCCATTTTTCGTCTATCCAGATGAACGGATTCAAGACCTTGAAGGAGGGCCAGAAAGTCCTGTACGAAGTTGCCCAGGGCCCCAAAGGCAAGCAAGCACTGAATATCACTTCCCCTTAA
- a CDS encoding MotA/TolQ/ExbB proton channel family protein, with translation MLALIDAAGWPIWLLLACSILALALILERLLALRTTRILPAGLARQIGELTRQDRIQDDSLARLRDNSPLGRVLATALQHRHDDPALRQDAVQAAGKDIDYQLNRYIPALGTIAVIAPLLGLFGTVIGMIDIFAAYDPAGGDPSLIARGISVALYNTAFGILIAVPALIFHRYFRSRADFLLHRLETEAGALDRLISQRMP, from the coding sequence GTGCTTGCCCTTATCGATGCCGCCGGCTGGCCTATCTGGCTGCTGCTGGCCTGCTCCATCCTGGCTCTGGCCCTGATCCTGGAACGCCTGTTGGCGCTGCGCACTACGCGCATCCTGCCTGCCGGACTGGCACGCCAGATCGGTGAGCTGACCCGTCAGGACCGCATCCAGGACGACTCCCTGGCACGCCTGCGCGATAACTCCCCGCTGGGCCGCGTTCTGGCCACGGCCCTGCAGCACCGGCACGACGACCCGGCGCTGCGCCAGGACGCCGTTCAAGCCGCCGGCAAGGACATCGACTATCAGTTGAACCGCTATATTCCGGCGCTAGGCACGATCGCCGTCATCGCCCCATTGCTGGGCCTGTTCGGCACCGTCATCGGCATGATCGATATTTTCGCCGCCTACGATCCGGCCGGCGGCGACCCCAGCCTGATTGCCCGCGGCATTTCGGTGGCTTTGTACAACACGGCGTTCGGCATTCTGATCGCCGTTCCCGCCCTGATTTTTCACCGTTATTTCCGCAGCCGTGCCGACTTTTTGCTGCACCGTCTGGAAACCGAAGCCGGAGCGCTGGACCGTTTGATCAGCCAGAGGATGCCCTGA
- the clpS gene encoding ATP-dependent Clp protease adapter ClpS codes for MAIQIDKHGETTLERQSARLAPPPMYQVILLNDDYTPMEFVVGVLERVFGKTPEEAEKLMLKVHYEGRAVCGVYPRDIAATRVEIVRQLAQSRQHPLQCVMEPVPDA; via the coding sequence ATGGCCATTCAGATCGACAAGCACGGCGAGACCACACTCGAGCGCCAGTCGGCGCGCCTGGCGCCGCCGCCCATGTACCAGGTTATCCTGCTCAATGACGACTACACGCCCATGGAGTTCGTGGTGGGCGTGCTCGAGCGCGTGTTTGGCAAAACACCCGAGGAAGCCGAGAAGCTGATGCTTAAAGTACATTACGAAGGGCGTGCCGTTTGCGGCGTGTATCCGCGCGACATTGCCGCCACCCGGGTGGAGATTGTCCGCCAGTTGGCCCAGTCCCGTCAGCATCCGCTGCAGTGCGTCATGGAACCGGTGCCCGATGCCTGA
- the sodB gene encoding superoxide dismutase [Fe]: protein MAFTLPALPYELNALEPHVSKETLEFHYGKHHQAYVTNLNNLVAGTEFENASLEDVVKKSSGGVFNNAAQVWNHTFYWNSLSPNGGGAPSGKLADAINAKWGSFDAFKEAFTKSAVGNFGSGWTWLVKKTDGSLDIVNTSNAGTTLTSDDLALLTCDVWEHAYYIDYRNARPKYLEQFWNLVNWDFAAQNLG from the coding sequence ATGGCATTCACTCTTCCAGCTCTTCCCTACGAACTCAACGCACTTGAGCCACATGTCTCCAAGGAAACCCTGGAGTTCCACTACGGCAAGCACCATCAGGCGTACGTCACCAACTTGAACAATCTGGTGGCCGGCACCGAATTCGAAAACGCTTCTCTGGAAGATGTGGTCAAAAAGTCCTCCGGCGGTGTGTTCAACAACGCGGCCCAGGTCTGGAATCACACCTTCTACTGGAACAGCCTGTCCCCCAACGGCGGCGGCGCTCCAAGCGGCAAATTGGCTGACGCCATCAACGCCAAGTGGGGCAGCTTCGATGCGTTTAAAGAAGCATTCACCAAGTCGGCCGTGGGCAACTTCGGTTCGGGCTGGACTTGGCTGGTCAAAAAGACCGACGGCTCCCTGGATATCGTCAACACCAGCAATGCCGGCACCACGCTGACCTCCGACGACTTGGCCCTGCTGACCTGTGACGTCTGGGAACACGCTTACTACATCGACTACCGCAATGCGCGTCCCAAGTACCTGGAGCAATTCTGGAACCTGGTGAACTGGGATTTCGCTGCACAAAACCTGGGTTAA
- a CDS encoding DUF192 domain-containing protein encodes MYYSRITTGPQRPVFFACAWATLLLAGSVQAQEPLPMRTLTMGKTQIQAEVADRPDSRATGLMGRKSLAPDHGMLFVFAQEGMPCFWMKNTPLPLDIAFIDQDGVIANIEAMQPFDLQSHCPVRPVRYALEMEQGWFAKAKKQAGERITGLPKAPR; translated from the coding sequence ATGTATTATTCCCGTATTACCACAGGGCCACAGCGCCCTGTTTTTTTTGCCTGCGCATGGGCCACATTACTGCTGGCCGGCAGCGTTCAGGCCCAAGAACCCCTGCCCATGCGCACCCTGACGATGGGCAAGACACAGATACAGGCCGAAGTGGCCGACCGCCCCGATTCACGCGCGACCGGTCTGATGGGTCGCAAGAGTCTGGCACCCGATCACGGCATGCTGTTCGTGTTCGCCCAAGAGGGCATGCCCTGCTTCTGGATGAAGAACACCCCCCTGCCTCTGGACATCGCCTTCATTGACCAGGATGGCGTCATCGCCAATATCGAGGCCATGCAACCGTTTGATCTGCAATCGCACTGCCCGGTTCGCCCGGTTCGCTATGCGCTGGAAATGGAGCAAGGCTGGTTCGCGAAGGCAAAAAAACAGGCCGGCGAACGCATCACCGGCCTGCCTAAAGCACCGCGTTAG
- the xseA gene encoding exodeoxyribonuclease VII large subunit, with protein MTYYQESKDASVWTVAQLNRRVSQLLDEHMPVVWVKGEISNFTQAASGHWYFSIKDDKAAVRAVMFRGRAQSVGFVPRAGERFEFRCSVTLYEPRGDFQVQVEGMRRAGQGDLHEAFLRLKNQLQAEGLFDPQRRRPIAPLPACVGVITSLAAAALRDVLTAMARRAPHVRVVIYPAPVQGADAPVRLCQALETAIARAEVDTLLLVRGGGSLEDLWSFNDEALARAVAASPIPVISGVGHETDFTMVDFVADLRAPTPTAAAELACQARADLLDQLGARMGAIRHGMQRHLERASLRLDRAVAMLVSPGQRIAQQQQRLDGLTHRLQRLAGTVPERSQQRLETLVFRLQRNLPQVQPHRQSVDALLRRLQQAGGQGLVLRRQRLQAAQQTLQALSPRLIVNRGYAIVRNAQGQVVQNALDLNIGERLDVELRRGSVSVDVVRAHDLL; from the coding sequence GTGACGTATTATCAAGAATCTAAAGACGCCTCTGTCTGGACAGTGGCGCAGCTTAATCGCCGGGTCAGTCAGTTGCTGGATGAGCATATGCCGGTGGTCTGGGTGAAGGGCGAAATTTCTAATTTCACGCAGGCCGCATCGGGGCATTGGTATTTCTCGATCAAAGACGATAAGGCGGCAGTACGGGCCGTTATGTTCCGGGGGCGGGCCCAGTCCGTGGGATTCGTGCCTAGGGCGGGCGAACGCTTCGAGTTCCGCTGTAGCGTGACGCTGTACGAGCCGCGCGGCGACTTCCAGGTGCAGGTCGAGGGTATGCGCCGCGCCGGCCAGGGCGATCTGCACGAGGCTTTTCTGCGCCTGAAAAATCAGTTGCAGGCCGAAGGCTTGTTCGATCCGCAGCGTCGACGCCCGATTGCTCCATTGCCTGCTTGCGTGGGTGTAATTACATCATTGGCGGCCGCAGCCTTGCGCGATGTGCTGACCGCGATGGCGCGGCGTGCTCCGCATGTGCGGGTTGTCATTTATCCGGCACCCGTCCAGGGAGCCGATGCGCCGGTGCGTTTGTGTCAGGCGCTGGAGACGGCCATTGCTCGGGCGGAAGTGGATACGCTGCTGCTGGTGCGCGGCGGAGGTAGTCTGGAAGACCTGTGGAGCTTTAACGACGAGGCGTTGGCGCGTGCGGTGGCGGCCAGTCCGATTCCGGTGATTAGCGGGGTGGGGCACGAAACCGATTTTACGATGGTGGATTTCGTGGCCGATCTGCGTGCCCCTACGCCCACCGCAGCGGCCGAACTGGCTTGCCAGGCACGGGCGGATCTGCTGGATCAGCTCGGTGCGCGCATGGGGGCCATCCGCCATGGCATGCAACGGCACCTGGAGCGGGCGTCGCTGCGACTGGATCGCGCGGTAGCCATGTTGGTTTCGCCTGGTCAACGTATCGCCCAGCAGCAACAGCGGCTGGACGGCCTGACCCATCGCCTGCAGCGCCTGGCCGGAACGGTGCCCGAGCGTTCGCAACAACGGTTGGAGACATTGGTGTTCCGATTGCAGCGCAACTTGCCGCAGGTGCAGCCGCATCGTCAGAGTGTGGATGCGTTGCTGCGTCGTCTTCAGCAAGCAGGTGGGCAAGGCTTGGTTTTGCGGCGCCAGCGACTGCAGGCCGCGCAGCAAACCCTGCAGGCATTGTCGCCTCGCCTTATAGTCAATCGCGGATATGCTATTGTCCGCAACGCCCAGGGGCAAGTGGTGCAAAATGCGTTAGACTTAAACATTGGTGAACGACTCGATGTCGAGTTGCGTCGCGGCAGCGTTTCGGTAGATGTGGTGCGCGCGCACGATCTGCTCTAG
- the clpA gene encoding ATP-dependent Clp protease ATP-binding subunit ClpA, with translation MISEELEVSLHMAFVEARAARHEFITVEHLLLSLLDNASAVEVLKACAADIDALRQNLRKFINENTPTFPGEGEVDTQPTLGFQRVIQRAIMHVSSSNSGKNVVSGANVLVAMYGEKDSHAVYYLQQQGVTRLDVVNFLSHGITKSNPEPTPPETPKASAAPEPDTRSDSQKSPLDLYATDLNAEASLGRIDPLIGREKEVERVIQVLCRRRKNNPLLVGEAGVGKTAIAEGLALRIQRGEVPDILGQARVYALDMGALLAGTKYRGDFEQRLKAVLKQLKDTPQAILFIDEIHTLIGAGSASGGTLDASNLLKPALSSGQLKCLGATTYNEYRGIFEKDHALSRRFQKIDVAEPTVEQTIQILRGLKSHFEEHHGVRYSAAALTAAAELSARYINDRFLPDKAIDVIDEAGAAQRLLPRSRQKKVIGKVDIQATVSRIARIPPQSVSMDDRNKLATLARDLKSVVFGQDAAIDALAAAIKMARSGLGLPDKPIGSFLFSGPTGVGKTEVARQLAFVLGVELLRFDMSEYMERHTVSRLIGAPPGYVGFDQGGLLTEAVTKQPHCVLLLDEIEKAHPDVYNILLQVMDHGTLTDNNGRKSDFRNVILIMTTNAGAEALNKTSIGFTQSERTGDEMQDIKRQFSPEFRNRLDAIIGFKPLSRDIILRVVDKFLMQLENQLHEKRVEVSFSDALRDYLAVKGFDPAMGARPMHRLIQDTIRRALADELLFGRLVDGGHVEVVLDDKEQVVLEFPTAGPDAPDSTASSSRPEPELVD, from the coding sequence GTGATCTCCGAAGAACTTGAAGTCAGTCTACACATGGCCTTTGTCGAGGCACGTGCCGCGCGCCATGAATTCATCACGGTAGAGCATCTGCTGTTGTCCCTGCTCGATAATGCGTCGGCGGTGGAGGTGCTGAAAGCATGCGCAGCCGATATTGATGCACTGCGTCAGAATCTGCGCAAATTCATCAACGAAAACACACCCACCTTTCCGGGTGAAGGCGAAGTGGATACGCAGCCCACACTGGGCTTTCAACGCGTCATCCAACGTGCCATCATGCACGTATCGTCCAGTAACTCCGGTAAAAACGTGGTGTCGGGTGCCAATGTGCTGGTCGCCATGTATGGCGAAAAGGACTCCCATGCCGTGTACTACCTGCAGCAGCAGGGCGTCACGCGCCTGGACGTGGTCAATTTCCTGTCCCACGGCATCACCAAGTCCAACCCCGAACCCACGCCGCCCGAAACGCCCAAGGCGTCGGCTGCCCCCGAGCCCGACACGCGCTCGGACTCGCAAAAATCGCCGCTGGATCTGTACGCCACCGATCTGAACGCCGAAGCCAGCCTGGGCCGCATAGACCCGCTGATCGGCCGCGAAAAAGAGGTCGAGCGGGTCATTCAGGTATTGTGCCGCCGCCGCAAGAACAATCCTTTGCTGGTGGGCGAGGCCGGTGTCGGCAAGACGGCTATTGCCGAAGGGCTGGCGCTGCGCATCCAGCGCGGCGAAGTGCCCGACATTCTGGGGCAGGCGCGTGTGTACGCTCTGGACATGGGGGCGTTGCTGGCCGGCACTAAATACCGGGGCGACTTCGAGCAGCGTCTCAAGGCCGTGCTCAAGCAGCTCAAGGACACGCCGCAGGCCATCTTGTTCATCGACGAGATCCATACGCTTATCGGCGCAGGCTCGGCCTCCGGCGGCACTCTGGATGCGTCCAACCTGCTCAAGCCTGCTCTGTCCTCCGGTCAGCTCAAGTGCCTGGGGGCGACGACCTACAATGAATACCGCGGCATCTTCGAGAAGGATCACGCCCTGTCGCGGCGTTTCCAGAAAATCGATGTTGCCGAGCCCACGGTCGAGCAGACCATCCAGATTCTGCGTGGCCTGAAGTCCCACTTCGAGGAACATCACGGCGTACGCTATTCGGCCGCCGCCCTAACGGCTGCCGCCGAGTTGTCGGCCCGTTACATCAACGATCGTTTCCTGCCGGACAAGGCCATCGACGTCATCGACGAGGCTGGCGCAGCCCAGCGCCTGTTGCCGCGTTCGCGGCAAAAGAAAGTCATTGGCAAGGTGGATATCCAGGCAACGGTGTCGCGCATTGCGCGCATTCCGCCGCAGTCCGTGTCCATGGACGACCGCAACAAGCTGGCGACGCTGGCGCGCGATCTTAAATCCGTGGTCTTTGGTCAGGATGCCGCCATCGATGCATTGGCCGCCGCCATCAAGATGGCGCGTTCCGGCCTGGGCCTGCCCGATAAGCCGATCGGCTCCTTCCTGTTCTCCGGCCCGACCGGAGTGGGCAAGACCGAAGTGGCCCGTCAGCTGGCTTTTGTGCTGGGCGTGGAACTGCTGCGATTCGATATGTCCGAGTACATGGAGCGGCATACCGTATCGCGCCTGATCGGCGCGCCACCCGGCTATGTCGGTTTTGACCAGGGCGGGCTGCTGACCGAAGCAGTCACCAAACAGCCGCACTGTGTGCTCTTGCTGGATGAAATCGAAAAAGCCCATCCGGATGTCTACAACATCCTGCTGCAGGTCATGGACCATGGCACCCTGACGGATAATAACGGGCGCAAGTCCGATTTCCGCAATGTCATCCTGATCATGACCACCAATGCGGGGGCCGAAGCCCTGAACAAGACCAGCATCGGATTTACTCAGTCCGAGCGCACCGGCGACGAGATGCAGGATATCAAGCGCCAGTTCTCGCCGGAGTTCCGCAATCGGCTCGATGCCATCATCGGCTTTAAGCCCCTGTCGCGGGACATCATCCTGCGCGTGGTGGACAAGTTCCTGATGCAGCTGGAAAACCAACTGCACGAAAAGCGCGTGGAAGTGTCTTTCTCTGATGCCTTGCGGGACTATCTGGCCGTCAAGGGGTTCGATCCGGCCATGGGGGCCCGGCCCATGCACAGGCTTATTCAGGACACCATACGCCGCGCATTGGCCGACGAGCTGCTGTTTGGTCGCCTGGTGGATGGTGGGCATGTGGAAGTCGTACTGGACGACAAGGAACAAGTGGTGTTGGAGTTTCCGACTGCCGGGCCGGACGCGCCAGACAGCACGGCTTCTTCGTCACGTCCCGAGCCGGAGCTGGTTGACTAA
- the pcaF gene encoding 3-oxoadipyl-CoA thiolase, protein MSQDAFICDAIRTPFGRYGGALAAVRADDLGAVPMHALMQRNPQVDWARLDDVIYGCANQAGEDNRNVARMSALLAGLPIEVPGVTLNRLCGSGLDAIGSAARAIRSGDAAFILAGGVESMSRAPFVMGKAESAFTRNAAIYDTTIGWRFINKRMKEQYGVDSMPETAENVAQQFQVSREDQDLFALTSQTRAAAAQQAGYLAQEITPVLIPQRKGDPLVVDTDEHPRQTTLETLTRLKPVVRADGTVTAGNASGVNDGACALLVASESMARDQGLTPRARVVAMAFAGVEPRIMGIGPAPASQKVLALAGLTLDQMDVIELNEAFAAQGLAVTRLLGLADNDPRVNPNGGAIALGHPLGASGARLAMAAINQLHRTGGRYALCTMCIGVGQGVAVIFERV, encoded by the coding sequence ATGAGTCAGGATGCCTTTATCTGCGACGCTATTCGTACACCTTTCGGACGTTATGGCGGTGCTTTGGCTGCCGTCAGGGCGGATGATCTGGGTGCGGTGCCCATGCATGCGCTGATGCAGCGCAACCCGCAGGTGGACTGGGCTCGTCTGGATGACGTCATTTATGGCTGCGCCAATCAGGCCGGTGAAGACAACCGTAACGTGGCGCGCATGTCGGCATTGCTGGCCGGTTTGCCCATCGAAGTGCCGGGCGTAACTTTGAACCGCTTGTGCGGTTCGGGCCTGGATGCGATCGGTTCGGCGGCGCGTGCGATCCGTTCGGGCGATGCCGCTTTTATATTGGCGGGCGGGGTCGAGAGCATGAGCCGTGCGCCTTTCGTCATGGGCAAGGCCGAGAGCGCTTTTACACGCAATGCGGCCATTTACGACACCACCATCGGTTGGCGTTTCATCAATAAACGTATGAAGGAACAGTACGGCGTCGATTCCATGCCTGAAACCGCCGAGAACGTCGCCCAGCAGTTCCAGGTGTCGCGCGAGGATCAGGACTTGTTCGCGCTGACCAGCCAGACACGCGCGGCCGCCGCCCAGCAGGCCGGGTATCTAGCCCAGGAAATTACGCCAGTGCTGATTCCGCAGCGCAAGGGTGACCCTTTGGTGGTGGATACGGACGAACATCCACGCCAGACCACATTGGAGACACTGACGCGCTTAAAGCCTGTTGTGCGGGCCGACGGCACGGTGACAGCCGGCAATGCCTCGGGCGTGAACGACGGCGCGTGCGCGCTGCTGGTGGCCAGCGAGTCCATGGCCCGGGATCAGGGTCTGACTCCGCGTGCCCGCGTCGTGGCGATGGCCTTTGCCGGCGTGGAGCCGCGCATCATGGGCATAGGCCCGGCACCCGCCAGCCAGAAAGTGCTGGCTCTGGCCGGCCTGACGCTGGATCAGATGGATGTGATCGAATTGAACGAAGCTTTCGCAGCCCAAGGCTTGGCCGTCACGCGCCTGCTGGGCTTGGCGGACAACGATCCTCGCGTCAACCCCAATGGCGGGGCGATTGCCTTGGGGCATCCGCTGGGTGCCAGCGGCGCGCGTCTGGCGATGGCAGCCATCAACCAGTTACACCGCACTGGCGGACGCTACGCCTTGTGTACCATGTGCATCGGTGTGGGCCAGGGCGTTGCGGTGATTTTCGAGCGCGTCTGA
- a CDS encoding Trm112 family protein: MQTRLLEVLVCPLCKGALRHDREHQELICKADKLAFPIVDGIPTMLIDQARRLDAQDSPAA, encoded by the coding sequence ATGCAAACTCGTTTATTGGAAGTCCTGGTCTGCCCGCTGTGCAAAGGCGCTCTGCGCCACGACCGCGAACACCAGGAACTGATCTGCAAAGCCGACAAGCTGGCCTTTCCCATCGTCGACGGCATTCCCACCATGCTGATCGATCAAGCCCGCCGCCTGGACGCCCAGGACAGCCCGGCCGCCTGA